In Citrobacter sp. RHB25-C09, the following proteins share a genomic window:
- the serB gene encoding phosphoserine phosphatase — MPNITWCDLPEDVSLWPGLPLSLSGDEVMPLDYHAGRSGWLLYGRGLDKQRLTQYQSKLGAAMVIVAAWCVEDYQVIRLAGSLTPRATKLAHDAQLDVAPLGKIPHLRTPGLLVMDMDSTAIQIECIDEIAKLAGTGEMVAEVTERAMRGELDFTASLRSRVATLKGADANILLQVRENLPLMPGLTQLVLKLETLGWKVAIASGGFTFFAEYLRDKLRLTTVVANELEIMDGKFTGNVIGDIVDAQYKANTLTRLAQEYEIPLAQTVAIGDGANDLPMIKAAGLGIAYHAKPKVNEKTEITIRHADLMGVFCILSGSMNQK; from the coding sequence ATGCCTAACATTACCTGGTGCGATTTGCCTGAAGATGTCTCTTTATGGCCAGGTTTGCCCCTTTCTTTAAGTGGTGACGAGGTAATGCCTCTGGATTACCACGCAGGTCGTAGCGGCTGGCTGCTGTACGGACGCGGGCTGGATAAACAGCGGTTGACCCAGTATCAGAGCAAGCTGGGCGCGGCAATGGTGATTGTCGCGGCGTGGTGCGTTGAGGACTATCAGGTCATTCGTCTGGCAGGCTCGCTGACGCCGCGCGCTACCAAGCTGGCGCACGATGCGCAACTGGACGTGGCACCGCTGGGGAAAATTCCGCATTTGCGCACACCGGGTCTGCTGGTGATGGACATGGATTCCACCGCCATCCAGATTGAATGTATTGATGAGATCGCCAAACTGGCCGGAACCGGCGAGATGGTGGCGGAAGTGACCGAGCGCGCCATGCGCGGCGAGCTGGATTTCACCGCCAGCCTGCGCAGCCGCGTGGCTACCCTGAAAGGCGCGGATGCCAATATCCTGCTTCAGGTGCGTGAAAATCTGCCCCTGATGCCAGGCCTGACACAACTGGTGCTGAAGCTGGAAACGCTGGGCTGGAAGGTGGCAATTGCCTCCGGCGGCTTCACCTTCTTCGCCGAGTATCTGCGTGACAAACTGCGCCTGACTACGGTGGTCGCCAACGAACTGGAGATCATGGACGGGAAATTCACCGGTAACGTGATTGGCGATATCGTTGATGCTCAGTATAAAGCGAATACCCTGACGCGTCTGGCGCAGGAGTATGAGATCCCTCTGGCGCAGACGGTAGCGATTGGCGATGGCGCCAACGATCTGCCGATGATCAAAGCGGCGGGGTTGGGAATTGCTTACCACGCCAAACCGAAAGTGAATGAAAAGACGGAAATCACCATCCGTCACGCTGACCTGATGGGTGTGTTCTGCATTCTCTCTGGCAGCATGAATCAGAAATAA
- a CDS encoding YtjB family periplasmic protein, giving the protein MARAKLKFRLHRAVIVLFCLALLVALMQGASWFSQSHQRQRNPQLEELARTLAHQVTLNIAPLMRTETPDEKRIKSVLQQLTHESRILDAGVYDEQGDLITRAGESVNVRDRLALDGKKAGGYFNQQIVEPIQGKNGPLGYLRLTLDTHTLATEARQVDNTTNILRLMLLLSLAIGVVLTRTLLQGKRTRWQQSPFLLTASKSVPEEEESEKKE; this is encoded by the coding sequence ATGGCTCGCGCAAAACTGAAATTCCGACTTCATCGTGCAGTGATTGTTTTGTTCTGTCTCGCACTGCTTGTAGCACTGATGCAGGGGGCGTCCTGGTTCAGTCAGAGCCACCAGCGGCAGCGAAATCCGCAGCTTGAAGAGTTGGCACGTACGCTGGCACATCAGGTGACGTTGAACATCGCACCGCTGATGCGCACCGAAACGCCCGACGAAAAACGGATCAAAAGCGTTCTACAGCAACTGACGCATGAAAGCCGAATTCTGGACGCCGGGGTGTATGATGAACAGGGCGATCTTATCACTCGCGCAGGCGAAAGCGTAAATGTACGCGACCGCCTGGCGCTGGACGGCAAAAAAGCGGGTGGCTATTTCAACCAGCAGATTGTCGAACCTATTCAGGGGAAGAATGGCCCCCTGGGCTACCTCCGCCTGACGCTGGATACCCACACCTTAGCCACCGAGGCCCGGCAGGTGGATAACACCACCAATATTTTACGCCTGATGCTGTTACTCTCGCTCGCAATTGGCGTAGTGCTTACACGAACGCTGCTCCAGGGTAAGCGTACCCGCTGGCAGCAGTCCCCCTTCCTGTTAACCGCCAGCAAGTCGGTACCGGAAGAGGAAGAGAGTGAGAAAAAAGAATAA
- the lplA gene encoding lipoate--protein ligase LplA: protein MSSLRLLISDSYDPWFNLAVEECIFRQMPATQRVLFLWRNADTVVIGRAQNPWKECNTRRMEEDNVRLARRSSGGGAVFHDLGNTCFTFMAGKPEYDKTISTSIVLDALNALGVAAEASGRNDLVVKTPDGDRKVSGSAYRETKDRGFHHGTLLLNADLSRLANYLNPDKKKLAAKGITSVRSRVTNLTELLPGVTHEQVCTAITDAFFAHYGERVAAEIISPDKTPDLPNFAETFARQSSWEWNFGQAPAFSHLLDERFTWGGVELHFDVEKGHITRTQVFTDSLNPAPLEALAGRLQGCLYRADMLQQECDALIGDFPDQEKEMRELSAWIAQAVR, encoded by the coding sequence ATGTCGTCACTTCGCCTGCTTATTTCTGACTCTTATGACCCCTGGTTTAACCTGGCGGTTGAGGAGTGTATTTTTCGCCAGATGCCTGCCACTCAGCGCGTACTGTTTCTGTGGCGGAATGCCGATACGGTGGTGATTGGCCGCGCGCAAAACCCGTGGAAAGAGTGCAACACTCGCCGGATGGAAGAAGACAACGTGCGTCTGGCGCGCCGCAGCAGCGGCGGTGGTGCGGTATTCCATGACCTCGGCAATACCTGCTTTACCTTTATGGCCGGGAAGCCGGAATACGATAAAACCATCTCGACCTCGATTGTTCTGGATGCCCTGAACGCCCTGGGCGTGGCCGCCGAGGCTTCCGGGCGTAACGATCTGGTGGTAAAGACGCCGGATGGCGATCGCAAAGTTTCCGGCTCGGCCTATCGCGAAACCAAAGATCGTGGTTTCCACCACGGTACGTTGCTGCTGAATGCCGACCTCAGCCGTCTGGCAAATTATCTCAATCCCGATAAAAAGAAGCTCGCGGCGAAAGGGATTACTTCCGTTCGTTCCCGCGTGACTAACCTCACCGAGCTGTTGCCGGGCGTTACACATGAACAGGTTTGTACGGCGATAACAGACGCCTTTTTTGCTCACTATGGAGAACGCGTTGCGGCGGAGATCATTTCTCCGGACAAAACGCCGGACCTCCCCAACTTCGCCGAGACGTTTGCTCGCCAGAGCAGTTGGGAGTGGAACTTTGGCCAGGCGCCAGCTTTCTCGCACCTGCTGGATGAGCGCTTCACCTGGGGTGGCGTGGAACTGCACTTCGACGTTGAGAAAGGGCATATCACCCGCACGCAGGTCTTCACAGATAGCCTGAATCCAGCGCCCTTAGAAGCATTAGCAGGACGGTTGCAGGGCTGTTTGTATCGGGCGGATATGCTGCAGCAGGAGTGCGACGCATTGATCGGTGATTTTCCGGATCAGGAAAAAGAAATGCGGGAACTGTCGGCGTGGATTGCGCAGGCCGTGCGCTAA
- the deoD gene encoding purine-nucleoside phosphorylase, which yields MATPHINAEMGDFADVVLMPGDPLRAKHIAETFLEDVREVNNVRGMLGFTGTYKGRKISVMGHGMGIPSCSIYTKELITDFGVKKIIRVGSCGAVRMDVKLRDIVIGMGACTDSKVNRIRFKDHDFAAIADFDMVRDAVDAAKALGVDARVGNLFSADLFYSPDGEMFDVMEKYGILGVEMEAAGIYGVAAEFGAKALTICTVSDHIRTHEQTTAAERQTTFNDMIKIALESVLLGDKA from the coding sequence ATGGCAACTCCTCACATTAATGCAGAAATGGGTGATTTCGCTGACGTCGTATTGATGCCGGGCGACCCGCTGCGCGCGAAGCACATTGCAGAAACTTTCCTCGAAGATGTGCGTGAAGTGAACAACGTTCGCGGCATGCTGGGCTTCACTGGTACCTATAAGGGCCGCAAAATCTCCGTAATGGGGCACGGCATGGGCATCCCATCCTGCTCTATCTACACCAAAGAGCTGATCACCGATTTCGGCGTGAAGAAAATCATCCGTGTAGGATCCTGCGGCGCAGTGCGCATGGACGTTAAGCTGCGCGACATCGTGATCGGTATGGGCGCCTGCACTGACTCTAAAGTGAACCGTATTCGCTTTAAAGATCATGACTTTGCAGCGATTGCCGACTTCGACATGGTGCGTGACGCGGTAGACGCGGCGAAAGCGCTGGGCGTTGATGCTCGCGTGGGCAACCTGTTCTCTGCGGACCTGTTCTACTCTCCGGACGGCGAAATGTTCGACGTGATGGAAAAGTACGGCATTCTGGGCGTAGAAATGGAAGCGGCGGGCATCTACGGCGTGGCGGCTGAGTTTGGTGCGAAAGCGCTGACCATCTGCACCGTTTCTGACCACATCCGCACGCACGAGCAGACTACGGCTGCTGAGCGTCAGACCACCTTCAATGACATGATTAAAATCGCGCTGGAATCTGTTCTGCTGGGCGATAAAGCGTAA
- the deoB gene encoding phosphopentomutase: MKRAFIMVLDSFGIGATEDADRFGDVGSDTMGHIAEACAKGEADNGRKGPLNLPNLTRLGLVKAHEGSTGKIAAGMDGNAEVVGAYAWAHELSSGKDTPSGHWEIAGVPVLFDWGYFPEHQNSFPQELLDKLVERANLPGYLGNCHSSGTVILDELGEEHMKTGKPIFYTSADSVFQIACHEETYGLDKLYELCEIAREELTEGGYNIGRVIARPFIGDKAGNFQRTGNRHDLAVEPPAPTVLQKLVDEKDGQVVSVGKIADIYANCGITKKVKATGLDALFDATIKEMKEAGDKTIVFTNFVDFDSSWGHRRDIAGYAAGLELFDRRLPELMELVGEDDILILTADHGCDPSWTGTDHTREHIPVLIYGPKVKPGSLGHRETFADIGQTLATWFGTSPMDYGKNML, encoded by the coding sequence ATGAAACGTGCATTTATTATGGTGCTGGACTCCTTTGGTATTGGTGCGACGGAAGACGCGGATCGCTTCGGCGACGTGGGCTCCGACACCATGGGGCACATCGCTGAAGCCTGTGCCAAAGGCGAAGCCGACAACGGGCGCAAAGGTCCACTGAATTTGCCAAACCTGACCCGCCTGGGTCTGGTAAAAGCGCATGAAGGTTCTACCGGAAAAATCGCTGCCGGTATGGACGGTAACGCGGAAGTCGTAGGAGCCTACGCCTGGGCGCATGAACTCTCTTCCGGGAAAGACACCCCGTCCGGCCACTGGGAAATCGCCGGTGTTCCGGTTCTGTTCGACTGGGGTTACTTCCCTGAACATCAGAACAGCTTCCCGCAGGAACTGCTGGACAAACTGGTCGAACGCGCCAACCTGCCGGGCTACCTGGGCAACTGCCACTCTTCCGGTACTGTGATTCTGGATGAACTCGGCGAAGAGCATATGAAAACCGGCAAGCCGATTTTCTATACCTCCGCTGACTCCGTATTCCAGATTGCCTGTCATGAAGAAACTTACGGCCTGGATAAACTTTACGAACTGTGCGAAATCGCCCGTGAAGAGTTAACGGAAGGTGGCTACAACATCGGCCGCGTTATCGCGCGTCCGTTTATTGGCGACAAAGCGGGTAACTTCCAGCGTACCGGTAACCGTCACGATCTGGCCGTTGAACCGCCAGCGCCGACCGTGCTACAGAAACTGGTTGATGAGAAGGACGGGCAGGTCGTTTCCGTGGGTAAAATTGCCGACATCTACGCCAACTGCGGCATCACCAAAAAAGTGAAAGCCACCGGTCTGGACGCGCTGTTCGACGCCACGATCAAAGAGATGAAAGAAGCGGGTGACAAGACCATTGTCTTCACCAACTTCGTCGACTTTGACTCCTCATGGGGCCACCGTCGTGATATCGCCGGTTATGCCGCAGGTCTGGAACTGTTTGACCGTCGTCTGCCGGAGTTGATGGAACTGGTGGGTGAAGACGACATTCTGATCCTCACCGCTGACCACGGCTGTGACCCGAGCTGGACCGGGACCGATCACACGCGTGAGCACATTCCGGTACTGATCTATGGCCCGAAAGTTAAGCCGGGTTCACTGGGTCACCGTGAAACCTTCGCGGATATCGGCCAGACGCTGGCGACCTGGTTCGGTACGTCACCAATGGACTACGGTAAAAACATGCTGTAA
- the deoA gene encoding thymidine phosphorylase — translation MFLAQEIIRKKRDGQALSDEEIRFFINGIRDNTVSEGQIAALAMTIFFHDMTMPERVSLTMAMRDSGTVLDWKSLNLNGPIVDKHSTGGVGDVTSLMLGPMVAACGGYIPMISGRGLGHTGGTLDKLEAIPGFDIFPDDNRFREIIKDVGVAIIGQTSSLAPADKRFYATRDITATVDSIPLITASILAKKLAEGLDALVMDVKVGSGAFMPTYELSEALAEAIVGVSNGAGVKTTALLTDMNQVLASSAGNAVEVREAVQFLTGEYRNPRLFDVTMALCVEMLISGKLAKDDAEARAKLQAVLDNGKAAEIFGRMVAAQKGPTDFVENYAKYLPTAMLSKAVYADTEGFVSAMDTRALGMAVVSMGGGRRQASDTIDYSVGFTDMARLGDSVDGQRPLAVIHAKDETSWQEAAKAVKAAIILDDKAPESTPTVYRRITE, via the coding sequence GTGTTTCTCGCACAAGAAATTATTCGTAAAAAACGTGATGGTCAGGCATTAAGCGATGAAGAGATCCGCTTCTTTATCAACGGCATTCGCGACAATACTGTTTCTGAAGGGCAGATTGCCGCCCTGGCGATGACCATCTTCTTCCACGATATGACAATGCCAGAACGCGTTTCGCTGACCATGGCGATGCGGGATTCCGGAACCGTACTGGACTGGAAGAGCCTGAATCTGAACGGCCCGATTGTGGACAAACACTCCACCGGTGGGGTCGGTGATGTCACGTCACTGATGCTTGGCCCAATGGTTGCGGCCTGCGGCGGCTATATTCCGATGATCTCCGGGCGCGGCCTGGGTCATACCGGCGGCACCCTCGACAAACTGGAAGCCATTCCGGGCTTCGATATCTTCCCGGACGACAACCGCTTCCGCGAAATTATTAAAGACGTGGGTGTGGCGATTATCGGCCAGACCAGCTCACTCGCTCCGGCAGATAAGCGTTTTTACGCCACTCGCGATATCACCGCGACCGTTGATTCTATTCCGCTGATCACCGCCTCTATCCTGGCGAAGAAACTGGCAGAAGGTCTGGATGCGCTGGTCATGGATGTGAAAGTGGGTAGCGGCGCGTTTATGCCGACCTACGAACTCTCTGAAGCGCTTGCTGAAGCGATCGTTGGCGTCTCCAACGGCGCGGGCGTGAAGACCACGGCGCTGCTCACCGACATGAACCAGGTGCTGGCTTCCAGCGCGGGTAATGCGGTAGAAGTGCGTGAAGCGGTGCAGTTCCTGACCGGTGAATACCGTAACCCGCGTCTGTTCGACGTCACCATGGCGCTGTGCGTGGAGATGCTGATCTCCGGCAAGCTCGCTAAAGACGACGCAGAAGCGCGTGCGAAACTGCAGGCCGTGCTGGACAACGGCAAAGCGGCTGAAATTTTTGGTCGCATGGTTGCCGCCCAGAAAGGACCGACCGATTTCGTCGAAAACTACGCGAAATACCTGCCGACGGCGATGCTCAGCAAAGCGGTTTATGCCGATACCGAAGGCTTTGTCAGCGCCATGGACACCCGCGCGCTCGGGATGGCTGTCGTGTCTATGGGCGGCGGTCGTCGTCAGGCATCGGACACCATTGATTACAGCGTCGGCTTTACGGATATGGCGCGTCTGGGCGACAGCGTTGACGGTCAACGTCCGCTGGCGGTGATCCACGCGAAAGACGAAACCAGCTGGCAGGAAGCAGCGAAAGCCGTCAAAGCGGCAATTATCCTTGACGATAAAGCACCGGAAAGCACACCAACGGTCTATCGTCGCATTACCGAATAG
- the deoC gene encoding deoxyribose-phosphate aldolase yields the protein MTDLTASSLRALKLMDLTTLNDDDTNEKVIALCHQAKTPVGNTAAICIYPRFIPIARKTLKEQGTPEIRIATVTNFPHGNDDIEIALAETRAAIAYGADEVDVVFPYRALIAGNEQVGFDLVKACKDACAAANVLLKVIIETGELKEEALIRKASEISIKAGADFIKTSTGKVPVNATPESARIMMEVIRDMGVEKTVGFKPAGGVRTAEDAQQFLAIADELFGADWADSRHYRFGASSLLASLLKALGHGDGKSASSY from the coding sequence ATGACCGATTTAACCGCAAGCAGCCTGCGCGCACTGAAACTGATGGATCTGACCACCCTGAATGATGACGACACTAATGAAAAAGTGATCGCGCTGTGTCATCAGGCGAAAACTCCGGTGGGCAACACCGCAGCCATCTGCATCTACCCGCGCTTTATCCCGATTGCTCGTAAAACATTGAAAGAGCAGGGTACGCCGGAGATCCGCATTGCGACCGTTACTAACTTCCCGCACGGTAACGACGACATTGAAATCGCCCTGGCAGAAACCCGTGCGGCGATTGCTTACGGCGCGGATGAAGTTGATGTGGTATTCCCGTACCGCGCGCTGATTGCCGGCAACGAGCAGGTCGGTTTTGACCTGGTGAAAGCTTGTAAAGACGCTTGTGCCGCGGCAAACGTGCTGCTCAAAGTGATCATCGAAACCGGTGAACTGAAAGAAGAAGCACTGATTCGCAAAGCGTCTGAAATCTCCATCAAAGCGGGTGCGGACTTTATCAAAACCTCTACCGGTAAAGTGCCGGTGAACGCGACGCCGGAAAGCGCACGCATCATGATGGAAGTCATTCGCGATATGGGCGTAGAGAAAACCGTGGGCTTCAAACCGGCGGGTGGTGTGCGTACCGCTGAAGACGCGCAGCAGTTCCTGGCGATTGCTGATGAACTGTTCGGTGCGGACTGGGCGGATTCCCGTCACTACCGTTTCGGCGCGTCCAGCCTGCTGGCCAGCCTGCTGAAAGCGCTGGGTCATGGCGATGGTAAGAGCGCAAGCAGCTACTAA
- a CDS encoding YjjI family glycine radical enzyme, whose amino-acid sequence MPTSSEIALQQRCQQIVTSSVLNPQQKRHFLALEAENNLPYPALPAEARQALDDGVICDMFEGHAPYKPRYVLPDYARFLANGSAWLELEGAKDLDDALSLLTILYHHVPSVTSMPVYLGHLDALLQPYVRILTQEEIDSRIKRFWRYLDRTLPDAFMHANIGPADTPITRAILRADAELKQVAPNLTFIYDPDITPEDLLLEVAKNICECSKPHISNGPINDKIFTKCQYGIVSCYNSLPLAGGGSTLVRLNLKAIAERSRSVDDFFTRTLPHYCQQQIAIINARCEFLYEKSHFFENSFLVQEGLIDPDRFVPMFGMYGLAEAVNVLCEQAGMKARYGKDEAANELGYRISAQLADFVENTPVKYGWKQRALLHAQSGISSDVGTTPGARLPYGDEPDPITHLQTVAPHHAYYHSGISDILTLDETIKRNPQALVQLCLGAFRAGMREFTANVSGNDLVRVTGYMVRLSDLEKYRAEGSRTNTTWLGEEAARNTRILERQPRVMSHEQQMRFSQ is encoded by the coding sequence ATGCCTACCTCAAGCGAAATCGCACTGCAACAGCGTTGCCAGCAAATTGTCACCAGTTCCGTGCTCAACCCGCAGCAGAAGCGTCATTTTCTGGCGCTGGAAGCAGAAAATAATCTGCCCTACCCTGCGCTCCCGGCAGAGGCCCGACAGGCGCTGGACGACGGGGTTATCTGCGATATGTTCGAAGGCCACGCGCCGTATAAACCGCGCTATGTGCTCCCCGATTACGCCCGTTTTCTCGCCAACGGCTCGGCATGGCTGGAGCTGGAAGGTGCGAAAGATCTCGACGATGCGTTATCCCTGCTCACCATCCTGTACCACCATGTTCCTTCAGTGACATCAATGCCGGTTTACCTCGGCCATCTCGATGCGCTACTGCAACCTTATGTTAGAATTCTAACACAAGAAGAGATCGATAGCCGAATAAAACGTTTCTGGCGGTATCTCGACCGAACCCTGCCGGACGCGTTTATGCATGCCAATATCGGTCCCGCAGATACGCCCATCACTCGTGCAATCTTACGCGCTGATGCTGAACTAAAGCAGGTAGCGCCTAACCTGACGTTTATCTACGATCCTGACATTACCCCAGAGGATTTGCTGCTGGAGGTGGCAAAAAACATCTGCGAGTGCAGTAAACCGCATATTTCTAACGGCCCGATAAATGATAAAATTTTCACAAAATGCCAATACGGTATCGTAAGTTGTTACAACTCGTTGCCGCTTGCCGGAGGCGGCAGCACGCTGGTTCGTCTCAACCTGAAGGCCATCGCGGAGCGCAGTAGATCTGTTGATGACTTCTTTACCCGCACGCTACCGCACTACTGCCAGCAGCAAATCGCCATCATCAATGCGCGATGTGAATTCCTCTATGAAAAATCACACTTCTTTGAGAATAGCTTCCTGGTGCAGGAAGGGTTGATCGATCCCGATCGCTTTGTGCCGATGTTTGGCATGTACGGCCTGGCGGAAGCGGTCAATGTGCTGTGCGAACAAGCGGGCATGAAGGCACGCTACGGGAAAGATGAGGCTGCCAATGAACTGGGATATCGCATTAGCGCTCAGCTCGCAGATTTCGTCGAGAACACGCCGGTGAAATATGGCTGGAAACAACGCGCGCTGCTGCATGCCCAGTCGGGGATCAGCTCGGATGTTGGTACCACGCCCGGTGCGCGTCTGCCTTATGGCGATGAACCGGACCCGATCACCCACCTGCAAACCGTCGCACCGCATCATGCGTACTATCATTCCGGCATCAGCGATATTCTGACGCTTGATGAAACAATTAAACGCAACCCGCAGGCACTGGTACAGCTTTGTCTCGGCGCCTTCCGGGCCGGAATGCGCGAATTTACCGCCAACGTCAGCGGTAACGATCTGGTGCGCGTTACCGGTTACATGGTGCGTCTGTCGGATCTGGAAAAATACCGCGCCGAAGGTTCGCGGACCAATACCACCTGGCTGGGCGAAGAAGCGGCGCGCAATACGCGTATTCTGGAACGGCAACCACGCGTGATGAGCCATGAACAGCAGATGCGCTTTAGTCAGTAA
- a CDS encoding YjjW family glycine radical enzyme activase, protein MNSRCALVSKIIPFSCVDGPGSRLALFLQGCNLRCKNCHNPWTMGRCNHCAECVPQCPHQALTLNADKVVWQADICQQCDTCLQMCPQQATPMAQTMSVEDVLRQIRQVVPFIEGITVSGGEATTQLPFVIALFSAIKADPQLQSLSCLVDSNGLLSETGWEKLLPVCDGVMLDLKTWDSTCHRRLTGRDNVQIKHSISYLAEHRKLAELRLLVIPGQADYLQHSDSLAAFIRELGDVPVRLNAFHAHGVYGEARDWRSATPEDVEILAGALQERGVEKLIFPALYL, encoded by the coding sequence ATGAACAGCAGATGCGCTTTAGTCAGTAAGATCATCCCCTTTTCCTGCGTCGATGGGCCAGGCAGTCGCCTGGCGCTGTTCCTGCAAGGGTGTAATCTGCGCTGTAAAAATTGCCATAACCCGTGGACGATGGGGCGATGTAACCACTGCGCCGAATGTGTTCCGCAGTGTCCACATCAGGCGCTGACTCTCAACGCAGATAAGGTCGTCTGGCAGGCTGATATTTGCCAGCAGTGTGATACCTGTTTACAGATGTGCCCGCAGCAGGCCACGCCGATGGCGCAGACCATGAGCGTTGAGGATGTTCTGCGTCAGATCCGTCAGGTTGTGCCGTTTATTGAAGGGATCACCGTCAGCGGCGGTGAGGCCACGACGCAGTTGCCTTTTGTGATCGCCCTGTTTTCGGCCATCAAAGCAGATCCGCAGTTACAGTCGCTCAGTTGTCTGGTCGACAGTAATGGGTTGCTGAGTGAAACCGGCTGGGAAAAACTGCTGCCAGTTTGTGACGGCGTGATGCTTGATCTCAAAACGTGGGACAGCACGTGCCACAGGCGGCTCACCGGACGGGATAACGTGCAGATTAAGCACAGCATCTCTTATTTGGCTGAGCACAGGAAACTGGCGGAACTCCGATTGCTGGTGATTCCGGGTCAGGCAGATTATCTGCAGCATAGTGATTCACTTGCCGCTTTCATCAGGGAACTGGGCGATGTGCCAGTACGTCTGAATGCTTTTCACGCGCACGGGGTGTATGGCGAGGCTCGTGACTGGCGAAGCGCAACGCCAGAAGATGTGGAAATTCTGGCGGGTGCATTGCAGGAACGCGGGGTGGAAAAGCTGATATTTCCGGCGCTGTATTTGTGA
- a CDS encoding metal-dependent hydrolase, which yields MNFRFIDTHCHFDFPPFTGDEPASLQRAADASVEKIIVPATEASNFPRVLALAERYPTLYGALGLHPIVIERHTQNCLERLQEALEARPEKVVAVGEIGLDLYREDPQFAKQEEFLDAQLKLAKRYDLPVLLHSRRTHDKLAMHLKRQDLPRTGVVHGFSGSLQQAERFVQLGYKIGVGGTITYPRASKTREVMAQLPLSALLLETDAPDMPLNGFQGQPNRPEQAARVFDVLCELRAEPSDVIADALYRNTVSLFDF from the coding sequence GTGAATTTTCGCTTCATTGATACCCACTGCCATTTTGATTTTCCTCCCTTTACGGGCGATGAACCTGCCAGTCTTCAGCGGGCGGCTGACGCCAGCGTCGAGAAAATCATTGTTCCGGCAACCGAAGCGAGCAATTTTCCCCGCGTCCTGGCGCTGGCGGAGCGCTATCCGACTCTGTATGGGGCGCTGGGCCTGCATCCCATTGTGATAGAGCGGCACACCCAGAACTGCCTGGAACGCCTGCAGGAAGCTCTGGAGGCGCGGCCGGAAAAGGTAGTGGCTGTGGGTGAGATCGGGCTGGATTTGTACCGTGAAGATCCGCAGTTTGCAAAGCAGGAGGAATTTTTAGACGCGCAATTAAAACTGGCGAAGCGTTACGATCTGCCGGTGCTCCTCCATTCCCGACGCACTCACGATAAGCTGGCGATGCATCTTAAACGTCAGGATCTACCGCGAACCGGGGTGGTTCATGGTTTTTCGGGAAGCCTGCAACAGGCAGAGCGTTTCGTGCAATTGGGATACAAAATTGGCGTCGGTGGCACGATCACCTATCCGCGAGCCAGTAAAACCCGCGAGGTGATGGCACAGCTACCGCTTTCGGCGCTGTTACTGGAAACGGATGCGCCGGATATGCCGCTGAATGGCTTTCAGGGGCAACCGAACCGCCCGGAGCAGGCGGCCCGTGTGTTTGACGTGTTATGCGAATTGCGCGCGGAACCTTCAGATGTGATAGCAGATGCGTTGTACCGCAATACGGTGTCGTTATTTGACTTCTGA